CATACATGGACCTGATCCTCATAAATCGTCAACCTCGACACCGGCTGTATGTCCTTTATGTATTCATAGAAATGCCTGCTGTCATCCAGCAATATTTCATTCGAACCGGCCATGATGAGCACCGGGGGGAACCGTGCCGGCCGTACATTTTCCGGGCTCGCCAGGTCCAGCGTTCCATCGCCCGCATAGGCGCGCGCAAGCATTTGTAACAGGTCCCTGGTCAGGACTGGATCGATGGCGGCGTTTGCTTCATAAGAGGGGTAGTCGCAAGCCAACCTGATCCAGGGAGAAATCAGCACGGCTGCCTTTGGCAGCGGTAGGTCCCTTTTGAGCAGTTCGCCAATGACCTGGACGATCAGGCTGGCGCCCGCGCTGTCTCCGATGAGGTACGGCAGATCGACCTCCCCGTAAACGCTTAGTATGTCCTGAATACCCGCGGGCCACGGCTTTTCCGGTGCCAGCGCGTACTCGATGAAGAGCGTCCTGGCTTGCAGCTTTTTGGCCAGGTGACTGACAAACTTGTCGTGGGATCGGATAGACCCCATGGCGAAGCCGCCACCATGAAGGTAAATGATCGTCTTGCCCTGATCCGGATCCTCGGGTGTAAACCAGTAGCAGGATACCCCGTTGATGGTGGCCGGTGCAATGGATACCGTCGGCTCGTAGTCATAAGGGCGCGGCTTCCGATCGAAGTCCTCCCTTCTTTGTTGTATGTCTTCCATACCCGCAAAGCTATCGCGAACGTCAGGCGCCGTGGTATAAGCTGGTTTAAGAAACAGCCTTAACCTGGTTTAAGCCTTCCTGGAAAGCTCCTTGCGGATCCTGCTGAGGAATTCCGGCGTGATGCCTAAGTAAGAGGCGATGTGCGTATTCGGCAGTCTTTGCGACAGGGCGGGGTATTGCCCCAAAAAGGCCAGGTAGCGTTCTTCGGCGGTGGCGCTTATGGTTTGTAACAGCCGGTTTTCCAGTTCGGCAAAACGGGTTTCCACGATCACCCTGAAATTCCGGTCGAACTTTGGATAGGTCCTGAACAGGTGGATGAGGTCCGGCCGGCTCAGTTGAAAAATGACCGAGGGCTCTATGGCTTCTATATATACGCTGCTTTTCTTTTGGTTAAAAAAACTGTCGATGATCATGATCCATTCATTCTCCGCCGCAAACTGGAGGTTGTGCTCTACGCCCTTCTTGTCTACATGGAATACCCTAAAGCATCCTTCTGCGACAAAGGTGTAATGCTTGCATACGTCGTCTTCCTGCAGGATGAACTGCCTCCGTTTGATTTTCCGTTCGACGACCCGGTTCGCTACGTCCGCTTTTTCCGCCTCGTCGAGGGGAAGGTACCTGTCGAAACTCGCGAATAAGGTGGTTGTGGTCATATAATTTATGCTGTGAAGAAACGATTTATTTTCGGTAAATTCAGAAGTATGAGCGAGCGCAAGATAAAACATAGCCAGACGCTTACCCTTCAAGGCAGCTATCCAAGGATTCATTTCAAGGTAACGTATGAGCAGGGACCGGAGGCCGGTCGGATGTATTTCGCATTACGTCGGGCCCGGGGAATAAAAAAGCCCGACGCAAACGCGCCGGGCTACATGGGCTTATTATACACTTAGCGAATGACGACAAACTTTTGCGTGGAGCTCCCTTTGCTGGTCATGATCTGAACAAAATAAATACCATCCGGCAGGTCATGGATATCCAGGTATTCAGTGGCATTCGTGCCGCCGAATGTGGCCTTCTTCATCAGTTGACCGGCTGTATTGAAAACATTGGCGGTTTTGATCGTACTCGTGCTGGCTTCGCCCTCCTGTTTGTCCGCGATAATCGCCACTTCCCTCATGCCTGAGTGGGCCATCAGCGTCACCTTCGCTGTCTGGGCCCCGAACCCGCCAGCACCCGAGCCCTGGTCCACGAAATAGTATTGAGGCCCGTCCACCCAGCCGCCGCAAGCCGTTTCGTATTCCGGCGTGATGTATACGTCGCCGGTTTGGTTGGAATTAAGGTGAGGCGTGGTAAAAGTGACGGTGTTGGTGGTTTTGCCGCTGATCGTGGCTACGGGTTCCACGATCCAGTTATAGGCGATGATCGGTTCCGCCGTGAGCGGTCTCATGGTCCAACTAAAAGGACCGGGGCCCGTCAATTTTTCTCCATCGACGAGATTGTTCAGGAAAGGACCCTTGGTACCTGTAGTGATGGCTACGGACACCGGGCTGCTGGTCGCGCCGTTTGGATAGACGGATGCTACGGACACGGTTACGGTAGAACCACTACCCACTGTACCGGCTGATACGACAACGGACGTTGCCGGGGTGGACAGGCTCTGTGACCCGCTTGCCTGGAAAGTCGCGGCTGCGTTTCCCGACAGGCTCCAGTTATAGCTGGTTGCTCCGCAGGGCGCATTGATGGTAAAGGTATTCGCGGAGTTATTACAGATAGCCGTTGGGGTGGAACCGAAGGTGGGGGCCTGCGTAGGCCTGGAGACCGCCAGGACGGTTGATGTAAAGGTATAGCCGCAGTACAGTGTTGTCGTGACCGACACATTTCCGGCCGTAGTTGCATCCGGAGTAACCGTTGCGGTGGGGTTCGTGGTACCACCGGCCCCGTTGCCGGAAGTAACGGTCCAATTGCTGGGAACATTCCAGGTATAGGAGGAGACGTCAGCGGGCGTAGGGACGTATAACTGGGACGTAAAGGTCGTATTAAAAGTGACCGGCGAAGTACAGTTCAGGAGCGCAGGCGTGTTCTGAGTAATGGTATTCATGGCTATGGCGGCCAGCGGCACATTAATGGTATTTGATTTTGCCGTCGTGCCGTTATCGTAATAGACGATGCAGTATACGGTAAATGTCCAGTTGCCGTCGTTGGCGTTGCAGGTTATGCGCACCGCCTGGGTGACATCGGTAGAGGTCGCCTGATAAACGCCACTGCCATACCACATTGACTTTTGAAAATTGGCGCCGGCCGGCGGGGTAAAGGAGGTCAGTTGAAAGTAATCCTGGCCACAAGGATTGGTAGCCGATGGCAGGTTAACCGCGGTGATCGTTTCGCCGCTGGCAAAGGCCGAGAGGGTAGTAAGGAAAAAAACAAAGGAGAGTAGCATTCGTATCATGGGCTATAGATTTTTCTAAAACTACTAGAAATCAGGAAGTTAAAAGGCGGCATTATATAACTGCTGCATTTGGCCAATATCTGCTGACATAGGGCTGTCACTCACCCCTTTTACCTTGGTCCCATAAAAAAAAGACCATGACAACCCAGGAACTAGCGGCCCGTTACCAGGAGCTGATGACACAACGGAAATTTATCGAGATCCAGGACACCCTCTATCACGAAGACGTCGTTTGCCAGGAACCCGAAAAAGCAGCACAGATGGGGATGCCCGTCCTGACCCACGGCCGGGAGGCCGTCAAGGCGAAGGGGATTGCACGCCGGTCCGGGATAGAAACACTACACAGTTATGCCTGTAGCGAGCCGATCGTCGCGGGTGAATTTTTCAGCGTCACCCTGAAACAGGAGGTGACGTTCAAGGGGCAGCCACCCATGGTACTGGAGGAAATTGGGGTTTTTCATGTGAAGGAGGGGCAAGTTGTCAAGGAACAGTTCTTTTATTGAGTGTTAAAAGCCCGCACATTGTCGCGAATGCCCCGGACTTAGTTTGTCCGCCCGTTTAACTTTGTTCAATGATAAACACGATCGCCGGTCTTGAACTGGCCCAAATCGGATGGGTGGTCCCGCGCGTCACCGGCCAACTGCGCGAAGACGGCTATGCGGTTATCAGCGAAGTAGACCACCCCATCGCGCGGATGGCGTTTTTCGACACCAGTCAGACGATGGGGGTGGCTACCGAAATTATGGGGATCACCCCCGAGGGGTGGGGCGCCATCGAACAGATGAAAAACGCCTGATAAAAAGACAACATTACATTATGTCTTTATTGCACCAACACTTTGAATACCGGGTAAACCAATTCATTGTTCCGGATACAGACCACTCGTAGCAGGTAATACCCCGGTGCAAGATTGGATATGTCGACCGGTATATCGTTGCTGTTGTTAGTCACGTCAGTCTCCCCACGGACAACCCAGCCGCTGACCGAGAACATGATGTACTTCACGATCAGGTAGTCGGAGCTGAAGCGGATGTGCAGCGTTCCGTGTGCCGGATTGGGGAATGCCCCGATGTGTGACTGGAACCCGGCCCCGCTGTACGACGTAATGGTAAAGGAGACAGGGGTGGCCGCGTTGTAATCGTTGTCCCCCGACTGTTTAGCGGCGACGGTGACGGACCCCGTACCGGTGAATTCCAGTTGGTTCCCTATGATCGTCGCCAGCGTCGGGTCTGAAACGGTATAGGTAACCGGCAGCCCCGAGCTTGCGGCGGCTGTTAGCATAATAGGGGTACCCGTCGTCACGCTCGACGGCAGTGCCGGGAAGGCGATCGATTGATCGGCCTTGTTGATTTGCAACACCTGGTTGACCTCACCGGCCGGCAGGTAAGAGGCGTCTCCACCCTGGGAAGCGGTAATGGTCACCTGACCTGCGGATACAATATGGACCATCCACTGACCGCTGGCGTTTTCCGATACGGTAGCAATCGAATTATCCTGCGACGTAAACGTCACGGGTAACCCCGAAGTCGCCGTCGCATCGATGGCGACATCCGGATGCCCATAGGTGACCGCCTGTAACGGACTAAACGTAATGGTTTGAGCAGCCATCGACGCTCTTGTAACCGTCAGCGTATAGGTGTCCGTGGTGACACCATCCTGTGCGGTGACAGCGACGGTGATGGTATTTGAGCCGACGTTCAGGGTGATGGGCCCTGCGGCTGACCCCGATGTTACGGCTGTCCCATTCACCTTTATGGTTGCTGTGTTGTCCGCTGCTGTCGGGGTGACGGTGATGCTGGCCGTTGCATTACCTACGCTGGCTGTGTAGCTGGTCGTCCCGGTGGCAAATGAGGGTGTCAAGGGACCACTGCTGATAGCGAGGTTTGCCAGCGTGGCAACCGAAGATGGCGCCCTGGTGACCGTGATCGTATAAGTGTCTGTCGTAACGCCGTCCTGGGCGGTGACAACGACGGTGATGGTGTTCAAGCCGACGTTCAGGGCAATGGGCCCCTCGGCTGAACCCGATATTACGGCTGTCCCATTAACTTTTATGGTTGCTGTGTTGTCTGTTACTGTCGGGGTGATGGTGATGCTGGTTGTTGCATTGGTTACGCCCACTGTGTAGCTGGTCGTGCCCGTTGCGAATGAGGGCGTCAGGGCGCCACTGCTAAGGGCAAGGTTTGCCAGTGTGGCGACGGAAGACGGCGCCCTGGTGACCGTGATCGTATAAGTATCTGTGGTGACGCCGTCCTGGGCGGTGACAACGACGGTGATAGTGTTCGAGCCGACGTTCAGGGCAATGGGGCCCGAGGCTGACCCCGATGTTACGGCTGTCCCGTTGACCTTTATGGTTGCTGTGTTGTCTGTTACTGTTGGGGTGATGGTGATGCTGGTTGTTGCATTGGTTACGCCCACTGTGTAGCTGGTCGTACCCGTTGCGAACGAGGGCGTCAGGGCGCCACTGCTGAGGGCGAGGTTTGCCAGTGTGGCGACGGGAGACGGCGACCTTGTCACCGTGATTGTATAGGTATCTGTTGTGACGCCGTCCTGGGCGGTGACAACGACGGTGATGGTGTTCCAGCCGACGCTCAGGGCAATGGGGCCCGAGGCTGATCCCGATGTTACGGCTGTCCCATTAACCTTTATGGTTGCTGTGTTGTCCGTTGCTGTCGGGGTGACGGTGATGCTGGTTGTTGCGTTACTTACGCTAGCCGTATAGGTGGTCGTTCCGGTGGCGAACGTCGGTGCCAGGGAGCCGCTGCTAAGGGCGAGGTTTGCCAGTGTGGCAACCGAAGATGGCGCCCTGGTGACCGTGATCGTATAAGTATCTGTCGTAACGCCATCCTGTGCGGTGACAACAATGGTGATGGCATTCGATCCGACGCTCAGGGCAATGGGGCCGGAAGCTGATCCCGACGTCACGGTTGTTCCATTCACCGTCACCGATGCGGTGTTGTCGGTGACCGTCGGTGTAACGGTAATGCTGGTTGTTGCGTTACTTACGCTAGCTGTATAGCTGGTTGTTCCGGTGGTGAACGTCGGTGCCGGGGTGCCGCTGCTGATGGCGAGGTTTGCCAGTGTGGCGACGGAAGACGGCGCCCGGGTGACAGCAATCGTATAAGTATCCGTGGTGACGCCGTCCTGGGCGGAAACAACGACGGTGATGGTATTCGATCCGACATTCAGCGCGATGGGTCCGGAGGCAGACCCGGAAGAAACCGCCGTGCCGTTCACCGTCACCGACGCGGTGTTGTCGGTCACCGTTGGGGTGACCGTGAGGCTGGTGACCCCATTGCCGACGCTGGCGGTATAGCTGGTAGTTCCGGTTCCGAATGACGGTGCCAGGGTACCGTTGCTGATGGCGAGGTTTGCAAGTGTGGCGACGGAAGACGGCGCCCTGGTTACAGTAATAGTATAGGTATCCGTGGTGACGCCATCTTGAGCAGTGACAACGACGGTGATGGTATTCGATCCGACGTTCAGCGCGATGGGCCCGGAGGCAGACCCGGAAGAAACCGCCGTGCCGTTCACCGTCACCGATGCGGTGTTGTCGTTTACCGTTGGTGTAACGGTGATGCCGGTCGTTGCATTACCTACGCTGGCTGTGTAGCTGGTCGTTCCTGTTACGAATGATGGGGCCAGTGTTCCACTGTTGAGGGCGAGGTTTGCCAGCGTGGCAACGGATGACGGTGCCCTGGTTACAGTAATTGTATAAGTATCTGTCGTAACGCCATCCTGTGCAGTGACAACGACAGTGATGGTATTTGATCCGACGTTCAGGGCGATGGGTCCGGAGGCAGACCCGGAGGAAACCGCCGTGCCGTTCACCGTCACCGATGCCGTGTTGTCGGTCACCGTCGGAGTGACGGTGATGCTGGTGGCCCCATTGCCGACGCTGGCGGTATAGCTGGTCGTTCCAGTTGCAAACGTTGGTGCCAGGGAGCCGCTGCTAAGGGCGAGGTTTGCCAGTGTGGCAACGGAAGACGGCGCCCTGGTGACCGTGATCGTATAAGTATCAGTCGTAACGCCATCTTGGGCAGTGACAACGACGGTGATGGTATTCGAACCGACGTTCAGGGCGATGGGTCCCGAAGCAGAGCCGGAGGAAACCGTAGTTCCGTTGATGGTCACCGTAGCCGTGTTGTCGGTCACCGTCGGAGTGACGGAAACACTAGTGACGCTATTGCCGACGCTGGCGGTATAGCTGGTGGTACCTGTAGCGAACGTTGGTGCCAGGGCGCCGCTGCTAAGGCTAAGACCGGAAAGGTTAGCGACGGAAGACGGCGCCCGTGTAACTGCGATCGTATAAGTATCCGTGGTGACGCCATCCTGGGCAGTGACAACGACGGTGATGGTATTCGATCCGACATTCAGCGCGATGGGTCCCGAAGTAGAGCCGGAGGAAACCGTAGTTCCGTTGACGGTCACCGTAGCCGTGTTGTCGGTCACCGTCGGAGTGACGGAAACACTGGTGACGCTATTGCCAACGCTGGCGGTATAGCTGGTGGTACCAGTAGCGAACGTCGGTGCCAGGGCGCCGCTGCTAAGGCTAAGACCGGAAAGGGTAGCGACGGAAGACGGCGCCCGTGTAACTGCGATCGTATAACTATCCGTGGTGACGCCATCTTGGGCGGTGATAACGACGTTGATGGTATTCGATCCGACATTCAGCGCGATGGGTCCGGAGGCAGACCCGGAAGAAACCGCCGTGCCGTTTACCGTCACCGACGCGGTGTTGTCAGTCACCGTTGGGGTGACGGTGATGCTGGTGACCCCATTGCCAACGCTGGCGGTATAGCTGGTGGTCCCTGTTCCGAATGACGGTGTCAGGGTGCGGCTGCTGAGGCTAAGCCCGGAAAGGGTGGCGACCGAAGACGGCGCCCTGGTTACAGTAATTGTATAAGTATCCGTGGTGACGCCGTCTTGGGCGGTAATGACAACAGTGATAATATTCGATCCAACGCTCAGGGCGATGGGCCCGGAGGCCGTGCCAGAAGCCACGGATAAACCATTCACCGTAACGGATGCGGTGTTGTCGGTGACCATCGGGGTGACGGTCAGACTGGTGACGGTATTGGCGACGCTAGCCGTATAGCTGGTCGTCCCGGTGGCGAACGAGGGGGACAGTGTCCCGCTGCTGAGGGTAAGGCCGGAAAGTGTAGCGATGGCGGACGGTGCCCGGGTGACAGCGATCGTATAAGTATCCGTGGTGACGCCGTCTTGGGCGGTGACAACGACGGTAATGGTATTCGATCCAACGTTTAGGGCAACGGGTCCCGAGGCAGACCCGGAGGAAACTGCCGAACCATTGACGGTTACCGTAGCCGTGTTGTCGGTGACAATCGGGGTGACGGTAACGTTGGTGATCCCGTTTGCGACGCTGGCGGCATAGCCGGTCGTCCCGGTGGCAAACGTCGGCGCGAGGGTGCCGCTGCTGAGGCTAAGACCGGAAAGCGTGGCGACGGAGGACGGTGCCCGGGTAACAGTGATCGTATAAGTATCCGTAGTGACACCGTCTTGGGCGGTGACAACGACGGTGATGGTATTAGACCCAACGTTCAGTGCAATGGGACCGGAGGCCGTGCCAGAAGCCACGGATAAACCATTCACCGTCACCGATGCGGTGTTATCGGTGACCGTCGGGGTGACGGTCAGACTGGTGACGGTATTGGCGACGCTAGCCGTATAGCCGGTCGTCCCGGTGGCGAACGAGGGGGACAGTGTCCCGTTGCTGAGGATAAGGCCGGACAGTGTAGCAACGGAGGATGGCGCCCGGGTGACCGTGATCGTATAAGTGTCCGTCGTAACGCCATCCTGCGCGGTGACAACAACGGTGATGGTATTCGCCCCAACGTTCAACGCGATGGGGCCTGAAGCGGACCCGGAGGAAACGGTCGAGCCGTTAACGGTAACCGTTGCCGTGTTGTCGGTGACGGTCGGTGTGACGGTAACGCCGGTGATCCCATTGGCGACGCTGGCGGTATAGCTGGTCGTCCCGGTGGCGAACGTCGGCGCGAGGGTGCCGCTGCTGAGGCTAAGACCGGAAAGCGTGGCGACGGAGGACGGTGCCCGGGTAACAGTGATTGCATAAGTATCCGTAGTGACACCGTCTTGGGCGGTGACAACGACGGTGATGGTATTAGACCCAACGTTCAGGGCAATGGGGCCGGAGGCCGTGCCAGACGAAACAGAAGAGCCATTCACCGTCACCGATGCAGTATTGTCGGTCACCGTCGGGGTGACTGTGATGCTGGTGACCACGTTACCGACGTTAGCGGTATAGCTGGTGGTTCCTGTGGCGAACACCGGTGCTAGGGTGCCGCTGCTGAGGGCAAGGCCGGA
This region of Dinghuibacter silviterrae genomic DNA includes:
- a CDS encoding alpha/beta hydrolase fold domain-containing protein, producing MEDIQQRREDFDRKPRPYDYEPTVSIAPATINGVSCYWFTPEDPDQGKTIIYLHGGGFAMGSIRSHDKFVSHLAKKLQARTLFIEYALAPEKPWPAGIQDILSVYGEVDLPYLIGDSAGASLIVQVIGELLKRDLPLPKAAVLISPWIRLACDYPSYEANAAIDPVLTRDLLQMLARAYAGDGTLDLASPENVRPARFPPVLIMAGSNEILLDDSRHFYEYIKDIQPVSRLTIYEDQVHVWLRKDVYSTAGRRAFEEIAGFIRLFSPHPANPCLFL
- a CDS encoding Crp/Fnr family transcriptional regulator codes for the protein MTTTTLFASFDRYLPLDEAEKADVANRVVERKIKRRQFILQEDDVCKHYTFVAEGCFRVFHVDKKGVEHNLQFAAENEWIMIIDSFFNQKKSSVYIEAIEPSVIFQLSRPDLIHLFRTYPKFDRNFRVIVETRFAELENRLLQTISATAEERYLAFLGQYPALSQRLPNTHIASYLGITPEFLSRIRKELSRKA
- a CDS encoding T9SS type A sorting domain-containing protein, whose product is MIRMLLSFVFFLTTLSAFASGETITAVNLPSATNPCGQDYFQLTSFTPPAGANFQKSMWYGSGVYQATSTDVTQAVRITCNANDGNWTFTVYCIVYYDNGTTAKSNTINVPLAAIAMNTITQNTPALLNCTSPVTFNTTFTSQLYVPTPADVSSYTWNVPSNWTVTSGNGAGGTTNPTATVTPDATTAGNVSVTTTLYCGYTFTSTVLAVSRPTQAPTFGSTPTAICNNSANTFTINAPCGATSYNWSLSGNAAATFQASGSQSLSTPATSVVVSAGTVGSGSTVTVSVASVYPNGATSSPVSVAITTGTKGPFLNNLVDGEKLTGPGPFSWTMRPLTAEPIIAYNWIVEPVATISGKTTNTVTFTTPHLNSNQTGDVYITPEYETACGGWVDGPQYYFVDQGSGAGGFGAQTAKVTLMAHSGMREVAIIADKQEGEASTSTIKTANVFNTAGQLMKKATFGGTNATEYLDIHDLPDGIYFVQIMTSKGSSTQKFVVIR
- a CDS encoding SnoaL-like domain-containing protein; its protein translation is MTTQELAARYQELMTQRKFIEIQDTLYHEDVVCQEPEKAAQMGMPVLTHGREAVKAKGIARRSGIETLHSYACSEPIVAGEFFSVTLKQEVTFKGQPPMVLEEIGVFHVKEGQVVKEQFFY
- a CDS encoding cadherin-like beta sandwich domain-containing protein, which produces MLKGIRLAVCLLLASAFLTVHATTYTATTTGNWSAAATWGGAGVPTTGDVAIIPAGYTVTVDAAAGSADATYGTFDFNNPSRIEVFGTLIVVGTTPTTAGVYFLNPLQLEVYSGGVIEDNDSDGAFDFVETSTITVYTGGKFYVSTAGGSNNYFTWIYDITKDPFITGPNTPYYLGNDGTYYTGMNTFLPGPFTVTVANGASTTADASFVESTDPSSVTTAATSVGYSTVTLNGTVGDGGNATSSIRFQVGTSPTLSSGVITYYLATPSTLAAGAGVTPITRAVTSIAANTTFYYRVGATNSLGTTVGNILSFTTLDPLGRLIISSGTLSPSFSLAIKSYYANVANSVTSLTVTPTASSTPATIKVNGTSVSSGLPSGPIALSVGSNTITVVVTARDGVTTDTYTITVTRAASSVATLSGLSISNGTLSPTFATGTTGYTASVANTVTSLTVTPTVTDNTASVTVNGSSVSSGTASGPIALNVGSNTITVVGTAQNGTTTDTYTITVTRAPSSVATLSGLSISNGTLSPSFATGTTGYTASVGNAVTSLTVTPTVTDNTASVTVNGSSVSSGTASGPIALNVGSNTITVVGTAQDGTTTDTYTITVTRALSSVATLSGLSISSGTLSPSFATGTNGYTASVANTVTSMTVTPTVTDNTASVTVNGSSVSSGTTSGPIALNVGSNTITVVGTAQDGVTTDTYTITVTRAGSSVATLSGLSISSGTLSPAFATATNGYTASVANTVTSMTVTPTVTDNTASVTVNGLSVASGTASGPIALSVGSNTITVVGTAQDGTTTDTYTITVTRAPSSVAALSGLSISSGTLSPAFATATTGYTASVANAVSSLTVTPTVTDNTATVTVNGTTVSSGSASGPIALSVGSNTITVVVTAQDGVTTDTYTIAVTRAPSSVATLSGLTLSSGTLAPAFATGTISYTAGVANGVTSITVTPTVTDNTASVTVNGSTVSSGSASGPIALSVGSNTITVVVTAQDGITTDTYTITVTRAPSSVATLSGLSFSSGTLAPTFATGTTSYTASVANGITSVAVTPTVTDNTATVTVNGSTVSSGSASGPIALNVGANTITVVVTAQDGVTTDTYTISVTRAASSVATLSGLSLSSGTLAPTFATGTTSYTAGVGNGVTSVTVTPTVTDNTATVTVNGTSVSSGTASGPIALSVGSNTITVIVTAQDGTTTDTYTITVTRAPSSVATLSGLALSSGTLAPVFATGTTSYTANVGNVVTSITVTPTVTDNTASVTVNGSSVSSGTASGPIALNVGSNTITVVVTAQDGVTTDTYAITVTRAPSSVATLSGLSLSSGTLAPTFATGTTSYTASVANGITGVTVTPTVTDNTATVTVNGSTVSSGSASGPIALNVGANTITVVVTAQDGVTTDTYTITVTRAPSSVATLSGLILSNGTLSPSFATGTTGYTASVANTVTSLTVTPTVTDNTASVTVNGLSVASGTASGPIALNVGSNTITVVVTAQDGVTTDTYTITVTRAPSSVATLSGLSLSSGTLAPTFATGTTGYAASVANGITNVTVTPIVTDNTATVTVNGSAVSSGSASGPVALNVGSNTITVVVTAQDGVTTDTYTIAVTRAPSAIATLSGLTLSSGTLSPSFATGTTSYTASVANTVTSLTVTPMVTDNTASVTVNGLSVASGTASGPIALSVGSNIITVVITAQDGVTTDTYTITVTRAPSSVATLSGLSLSSRTLTPSFGTGTTSYTASVGNGVTSITVTPTVTDNTASVTVNGTAVSSGSASGPIALNVGSNTINVVITAQDGVTTDSYTIAVTRAPSSVATLSGLSLSSGALAPTFATGTTSYTASVGNSVTSVSVTPTVTDNTATVTVNGTTVSSGSTSGPIALNVGSNTITVVVTAQDGVTTDTYTIAVTRAPSSVANLSGLSLSSGALAPTFATGTTSYTASVGNSVTSVSVTPTVTDNTATVTINGTTVSSGSASGPIALNVGSNTITVVVTAQDGVTTDTYTITVTRAPSSVATLANLALSSGSLAPTFATGTTSYTASVGNGATSITVTPTVTDNTASVTVNGTAVSSGSASGPIALNVGSNTITVVVTAQDGVTTDTYTITVTRAPSSVATLANLALNSGTLAPSFVTGTTSYTASVGNATTGITVTPTVNDNTASVTVNGTAVSSGSASGPIALNVGSNTITVVVTAQDGVTTDTYTITVTRAPSSVATLANLAISNGTLAPSFGTGTTSYTASVGNGVTSLTVTPTVTDNTASVTVNGTAVSSGSASGPIALNVGSNTITVVVSAQDGVTTDTYTIAVTRAPSSVATLANLAISSGTPAPTFTTGTTSYTASVSNATTSITVTPTVTDNTASVTVNGTTVTSGSASGPIALSVGSNAITIVVTAQDGVTTDTYTITVTRAPSSVATLANLALSSGSLAPTFATGTTTYTASVSNATTSITVTPTATDNTATIKVNGTAVTSGSASGPIALSVGWNTITVVVTAQDGVTTDTYTITVTRSPSPVATLANLALSSGALTPSFATGTTSYTVGVTNATTSITITPTVTDNTATIKVNGTAVTSGSASGPIALNVGSNTITVVVTAQDGVTTDTYTITVTRAPSSVATLANLALSSGALTPSFATGTTSYTVGVTNATTSITITPTVTDNTATIKVNGTAVISGSAEGPIALNVGLNTITVVVTAQDGVTTDTYTITVTRAPSSVATLANLAISSGPLTPSFATGTTSYTASVGNATASITVTPTAADNTATIKVNGTAVTSGSAAGPITLNVGSNTITVAVTAQDGVTTDTYTLTVTRASMAAQTITFSPLQAVTYGHPDVAIDATATSGLPVTFTSQDNSIATVSENASGQWMVHIVSAGQVTITASQGGDASYLPAGEVNQVLQINKADQSIAFPALPSSVTTGTPIMLTAAASSGLPVTYTVSDPTLATIIGNQLEFTGTGSVTVAAKQSGDNDYNAATPVSFTITSYSGAGFQSHIGAFPNPAHGTLHIRFSSDYLIVKYIMFSVSGWVVRGETDVTNNSNDIPVDISNLAPGYYLLRVVCIRNNELVYPVFKVLVQ